A single window of Melospiza georgiana isolate bMelGeo1 chromosome 6, bMelGeo1.pri, whole genome shotgun sequence DNA harbors:
- the TKFC gene encoding triokinase/FMN cyclase — translation MEIPKKLVTTVSGCADDSLAGVVACNPGLRLLQGHRVVLRDDLQAIRGRVALLSGGGSGHEPAHAGYVGKGMLTGVVAGTMFASPSVGSILAAIRAVAQAGAAGILLIVKNYTGDRLNFGMALERARAEGTDVRMVVVGDDCAFTKPGKAGRRGICGTILIHKVAGALAEEGASLDEVEKKAMAAAKVMGTLGLSLSPCSIPGSKPSFQLAEDEMELGLGIHGEAGVRRMKMLPADKAVETMLTHMTDPSSASHLSLKPGSSVVLIVNNLGGLSCLELGIVAGAAVRYLENQGIRIVRAMVGSFMTAMEMAGVSLTLMLVDEELLRLIDAKTMAMAWPNILVGPATTRKEEVPAPIEPPRKAEDETGTGLSTARVERVLQRVCSTLLDMKEKLNELDRGAGDGDCGHTHAQAAQAIQEWMRSRPPPAAPALLFSSLADVVLAQMGGSSGVLYGLFLTAAGQSLRGRSDSGAWADAMDAGIEAMQRYGGAAPGDRTMLDSLFAAGQALHSLRSPGADPLQVLAAAVQSAEAAAEATRHMQAGAGRASYVHSSRLDQPDAGAVAVAAVLGAVLQGMRDPLGTQ, via the exons ATGGAG ATCCCCAAAAAACTGGTGACAACGGTGTCCGGCTGTGCCGATGACTCGCTGGCCGGAGTGGTGGCCTGCAATCCCGGGCTccggctgctgcagggacaccgGGTGGTCCTTCGGGATGACCTGCAGGCCATCCGCGGCCGTGTGGCCCTGCTCTCCGGGGGGGGCTCCGGCCACGAGCCCGCCCACGCAG GCTACGTGGGGAAGGGAATGCTGACCGGAGTGGTGGCAGGAACCATGTTTGCATCCCCGTCCGTGGGCAGCATCCTGGCGGCCATCCGGGctgtggcacaggctggagcag CCGGGATCCTCCTGATTGTGAAGAACTACACTGGGGACCGGCTGAATTTCGGGATGGCCCTGGAGCGGGCGCGGGCCGAGGGCACCGACGTGCGGATGGTGGTGGTGGGCGACGACTGCGCCTTCACCAAGCCGGGGAAAGCTGGGCGCCGTGGGATCTGTGGCACCATCCTCATCCACAAG GTGGCGGGAGCTCTGGCCGAGGAGGGAGCGAGCTTGGATGAGGTCGAGAAGAAGGCGATGGCGGCTGCCAAAGTCATGG GTACCCTGGGTCTCAGCCTGtctccctgcagcatcccaggatCCAAGCCCTCCTTCCAGCTGGCTGAGGACgagatggagctggggctgg GGATCCACGGCGAGGCTGGAGTGCGCAGGATGAAG ATGCTGCCGGCAGATAAGGCTGTGGAGACGATGCTGACGCACATGACTGATCCATCCAGTGCTTCCCACCTGTCCCTGAAGCCTG GATCCTCTGTGGTGCTCATTGTGAACAACCTGGGTGGATtgtcctgcctggagctgggaattgtggctggagctgctgtgcgCTACCTGG AGAACCAAGGGATCCGCATCGTCCGGGCCATGGTGGGATCCTTCATGACAGCAATGGAAATGGCTGGAGTCTCCCTCACCCTCATGCTGGTGGAtgaggagctgctcaggctgATCG ATGCCAAGACCATGGCCATGGCATGGCCCAACATTCTCGTGGGTCCGGCGACCACCCGGAAGGAGGAGGTGCCAGCACCGATAGAGCCACCCAGGAAGGCAGAGGATGAGACTGGAACTG GGCTCAGCACGGCGCGGGTGGAGCGGGTCCTGCAGCGGGTGTGCAGCACCTTGCTGGATATGAAGGAGAAGCTCAATGAGCTGGATCGGGGAGCCGGTGACGGGGACTGCGGCCACACCCACGCCCAGGCAGCCCAAG CCATCCAGGAATGGATGCGCTCCCGGCCGCCTccggctgccccagccctgctgttctCCTCCCTGGCTGATGTGGTGCTGGCGCAGATGGGAGGCTCATCTGGAGTG CTCTACGGGCTCTTCCTGACGGCGGCTGGCCAGAGCCTGCGTGGCCGCAGCGATTCCGGGGCATGGGCTGATGCCATGGACGCCGGAATTGAGGCCATGCAGAG GTATGGAGGAGCCGCCCCAGGAGACCGGACAATG CTGGATTCGCTGTTTGCAGCCGGACAGGCGCTGCATTCCCTGCGCAGTCCCGGTGCTGACCCGCTCCAAGTGCTGGCGGCAGCTGTCCAG AgcgcggaggcggcggcggaggcCACCAGGCACATGCAGGCTGGGGCGGGCAGAGCCAGCTACGTGCACTCATCCCGGCTGGACCAGCCCGATGCCGgggctgtggcagtggcagcagtgctgggggcgGTGCTGCAGGGGATGCGGGACCCCCTGGGCACTCAGTAA
- the CPSF7 gene encoding cleavage and polyadenylation specificity factor subunit 7 translates to MSEGVDLIDIYADEEFTQDPEFSNADQMDLYDDVLAASSQPQEKRSSSSEAPPEIRQEPSPKPNSKPPAILYTYSGLRNKRAAVYVGSFSWWTTDQQLIQTIRSIGVYDVVELKFAENRANGQSKGYAEVVVASENSVHKLLELLPGKILNGDKVEVRLATRQNLSQFEAQARKRVPPRAHSRDSVDAVDGRATPTENALPPARMEKPPSVLPFFSRPPALPLMGLPPPPMPPPPPLSSAFGVPPPPPGIPYQHLLPPPPRLPPPLAVPPPGAVPPALHLNPAFFPPPTAALGPPPDTYGKAMAPYNHSSRELGPPIPALSEGEFEEIMNRNRAISSSAISKAVSGASAGDYSNAIETLLTAIAVIKQSRVASDERCRVLLSSLKDCLHGIEAKSYSSSSSSSSRKRHRSRERSPSRSRESSRRHRDLLHSDDRHEDYFPERSREHERHRDRDRDRDRHH, encoded by the exons ATGTCCGAGGGAGTGGATCTGATTGACATCTACGCCGACGAGGAGTTCACGCAG GACCCGGAGTTCAGTAATGCTGACCAGATGGATCTCTACGACGACGTGTTAgcagccagctcccagccccaggaaaaGCGTTCCAGCAGCTCGGAAGCGCCTCCGGAGATCCGTCAGGAGCCGTCTCCCAAGCCCAACAGCAAACCCCCGGCCATCCTGTACACCTACAGTGGCCTCCGGAACAAGAGGGCCGCCGTCTACGTCGGGAGCTTCTCCTGG TGGACGACTGACCAGCAGCTGATCCAGACCATCCGCTCCATTGGAGTCTATGACGTGGTGGAGCTGAAATTCGCGGAGAACCGAGCCAATGGCCAATCCAAGGG GTACGCGGAGGTGGTGGTGGCCTCCGAGAACTCGGTCCATAAactcctggagctgcttcctgGAAAGATCCTGAACGGAGACAAGGTGGAGGTGAGGCTGGCGACCCGGCAGAACCTGTCGCAGTTCGAGGCTCAGGCTCGCAAAC GTGTGCCGCCGCGGGCCCACTCCCGGGATTCCGTGGATGCGGTGGACGGCCGGGCGACGCCGACGGAGAACGCGCTGCCCCCCGCCCGCATGGAGAAGCCCCCCTCGGTCCTGCCCTTCTTCAGCCGCCCCCCCGCGCTGCCCCTCATGGGGCTACCCCCCCCTCCCAtgccccccccccctcccctctcctccgCTTTCGGAGTCCCTCCGCCTCCTCCTGGAATTCCCTACCAGCACCTgctgcccccgccgccccggctGCCCCCGCCCCTGGCCGTGCCCCCGCCGGGGGCCGTGCCCCCCGCCCTGCACCTCAATCCCGCCTTCTTCCCGCCGCCCACCGCCGCCCTGGGACCCCCTCCGGATACCTACGGCAAGGCCATGGCTCCCTACAACCACAGCAG ccgGGAGCTGGGCCCGCCGATCCCGGCCTTGAGCGAAGGTGAGTTTGAGGAGATCATGAACCGCAACCGCGCCATCTCCAGCAGCGCCATTTCCAAGGCGGTGTCCGGCGCCAGCGCAG gggATTACAGCAACGCCATCGAGACGCTGCTCACAGCCATCGCTGTCATCAAGCAGTCGCGCGTGGCCAGCGACGAGCGGTGCCGCgtcctcctctcttccctcaagGATTGCCTGCATGGAATTGAGGCCAAATCctacagcagcagctccagcagcagctccag GAAAAGGCACCGATCCCGGGAGCGCTCTCCCAGCCGGTCCCGCGAGAGCAGCCGGCGGCACCGGGATCTGCTCCACAGCGACGATCGGCACGAGGATTATTTCCCAGAGCGGAGCCGGGAGCACGAGCGGCAtcgggacagggacagagacagggacCGGCACCACTGA
- the LOC131084206 gene encoding uncharacterized protein LOC131084206 isoform X3, producing MPSQPQDSPAAGLGTGFPMVKGSPSELMGFYVTSYEAAFGKRPRGSPPKVQEGRVLAIELPSDRSIHPLLGVHTGSGYVVNNYSELRSLLCPHVERQDTDISTTTEDFKVFGRPEYQRMLPEHVDDPQCQYPTGFSFSRLRFGEVRAPNTSGEYGIQRYCATPAQPDVPPRAMELSGGTETAPGSDLTVPEQPLGVGDGRMDSFPATCSTYQPAMGYPAPFAPPELQVGPKGVTAEKKPLGYGSIQNQYLIEHSQMAPVAPGWWAQTPITWAPRSVEGVQIPSPSGFSTNNRPTSLWRIDDPLT from the exons ATGCCGTCCCAGCCGCAGGACTCGCCCGCCGCGGGACTGGGGACGGGCTTCCCCATGGTGAAGGGCTCCCCGTCCGAGCTCATGGGCTTCTACGTCACCAGCTACGAGGCGGCCTTTGGCAAGAGGCCCAGGGGGTCACCCCCAAAGGTGCAGGAGGGGCGAGTTTTGGCCATTGAGCTCCCCAGCGACAGGAGCATCCACCCCCTCCTCGGCGTCCACACCGGCTCGGGATACGTCGTCAACAACTACTCAGAGCTCAGATCCCTGCTCTGCCCGCACGTGGAGCG CCAGGACACCGACATTTCCACCACCACCGAGGACTTCAAGGTGTTTGGGCGCCCGGAGTACCAAAGGATGCTGCCTGAGCACGTGGATGATCCGCAGTGTCAGTATCCCACTGGCTTCTCCTTCTCCCGCCTCCGCTTCGGGGAGGTGAGAGCCCCAAATACATCTGGGGAATACGGCATCCAGAGGTACTGCGCcactcctgcccagccag ATGTCCCACCGAGGGCGATGGAGCTGTCGGGCGGCACCGAGACTGCCCCGGGGAGTGACCTCACCgtgccagagcagcct CTTGGTGTCGGTGATGGTCGGATGGATTCCTTTCCTGCCACGTGCAGCACT TACCAGCCTGCCATGGGCTACCCGGCCCCCTTCGCCCCCCCGGAGCTCCAGGTGGGACCCAAGGGAGTCACAGCCGAGAAG AAGCCGCTGGGGTATGGCAGTATCCAGAACCAGTACCTGATCGAGCACTCACAGATGGCCCCTGTAGCACCAG GCTGGTGGGCACAGACCCCAATCACGTGGGCCCCGAGATCTGTGGAGGGTGTCCAGATCCCGAGTCCCAGTGGCTTCAGCACCAACAACCGCCCCACCAGCCTGTGGCGCATCGATGACCCCCTGACGTGA
- the SDHAF2 gene encoding succinate dehydrogenase assembly factor 2, mitochondrial: protein MAAARLCSLRRQLLWPLIPQRGYRGDSPTDSGKDVLEIPLPPWQERPDEPLDTKRARLLYESRKRGMLENCILLSLFAKENLARMSEEQLNRYDRLINEPSNDWDIYYWATEAKPTPAEFDTDVMAMLREFAKNRNREQRLRQPDLEYLFEAPR from the exons ATGGCGGCGGCCAGG ctctgctccctgcgcCGGCAGCTCCTGTGGCCGCTGATCCCGCAGCGAGGCTACCGGGGGGATTCCCCCACGGATTCCGGGAAGGACGTGCTGGAGATCCCGCTGCCCCCCTGGCAAGAGCGTCCGGACGAGCCCCTGGACACCAAGAGAGCCCGGCTGCTGTAcgagagcaggaaaagggggatgCTGGAAAACTGCATCCTGCTCAG cctctTTGCCAAGGAGAACCTGGCGCGCATGAGCGAGGAGCAGCTGAACCGCTACGACCGCCTCATCAACGAGCCCAGCAACGACTGGGACATTTATTACTGGGCCACTG AAGCGAAGCCCACGCCAGCGGAGTTCGACACGGATGTGATGGCCATGCTGAGGGAGTTTGCCAAAAACAGGAACAGGGAGCAGAggctccggcagccggaccTGGAGTATCTGTTTGAGGCACCACGCTGA
- the LOC131084206 gene encoding uncharacterized protein LOC131084206 isoform X1, whose protein sequence is MPSQPQDSPAAGLGTGFPMVKGSPSELMGFYVTSYEAAFGKRPRGSPPKVQEGRVLAIELPSDRSIHPLLGVHTGSGYVVNNYSELRSLLCPHVERQDTDISTTTEDFKVFGRPEYQRMLPEHVDDPQCQYPTGFSFSRLRFGEVRAPNTSGEYGIQRYCATPAQPDVPPRAMELSGGTETAPGSDLTVPEQPLGVGDGRMDSFPATCSTYQPAMGYPAPFAPPELQVGPKGVTAEKVGAAMSPVPSLFPRNHAPNSLHPSEAAGVWQYPEPVPDRALTDGPCSTRLVGTDPNHVGPEICGGCPDPESQWLQHQQPPHQPVAHR, encoded by the exons ATGCCGTCCCAGCCGCAGGACTCGCCCGCCGCGGGACTGGGGACGGGCTTCCCCATGGTGAAGGGCTCCCCGTCCGAGCTCATGGGCTTCTACGTCACCAGCTACGAGGCGGCCTTTGGCAAGAGGCCCAGGGGGTCACCCCCAAAGGTGCAGGAGGGGCGAGTTTTGGCCATTGAGCTCCCCAGCGACAGGAGCATCCACCCCCTCCTCGGCGTCCACACCGGCTCGGGATACGTCGTCAACAACTACTCAGAGCTCAGATCCCTGCTCTGCCCGCACGTGGAGCG CCAGGACACCGACATTTCCACCACCACCGAGGACTTCAAGGTGTTTGGGCGCCCGGAGTACCAAAGGATGCTGCCTGAGCACGTGGATGATCCGCAGTGTCAGTATCCCACTGGCTTCTCCTTCTCCCGCCTCCGCTTCGGGGAGGTGAGAGCCCCAAATACATCTGGGGAATACGGCATCCAGAGGTACTGCGCcactcctgcccagccag ATGTCCCACCGAGGGCGATGGAGCTGTCGGGCGGCACCGAGACTGCCCCGGGGAGTGACCTCACCgtgccagagcagcct CTTGGTGTCGGTGATGGTCGGATGGATTCCTTTCCTGCCACGTGCAGCACT TACCAGCCTGCCATGGGCTACCCGGCCCCCTTCGCCCCCCCGGAGCTCCAGGTGGGACCCAAGGGAGTCACAGCCGAGAAGGTGGGTGCAgccatgtcccctgtcccatcccttTTCCCAAGGAACCACGCTCCCAACTCACTGCATCCCTCAGAAGCCGCTGGGGTATGGCAGTATCCAGAACCAGTACCTGATCGAGCACTCACAGATGGCCCCTGTAGCACCAG GCTGGTGGGCACAGACCCCAATCACGTGGGCCCCGAGATCTGTGGAGGGTGTCCAGATCCCGAGTCCCAGTGGCTTCAGCACCAACAACCGCCCCACCAGCCTGTGGCGCATCGATGA
- the LRRC10B gene encoding leucine-rich repeat-containing protein 10B: MGSGGSSGRGVPVAAAEGPDGVEQRLEVRRRQIPAELWAQQGLRKLYLSDAGLREVPDELAELQHLRTLALDGNELMEVPEAVCDLPHLAYLYLGRNGLQELPPAFAQLQSLRCLWVEGNFLAHFPRALLQLPELRSLQLGDNRLCRLPAALPRMAGLRGLWLYGNRFQEFPPVLLRMDHIRVLDLDRNRIASFPDLSGLASLRLLSYDHNPVRQPPCVGDEVQLVGDGAQEYMEARQERLQSLQQQQEEEEGTEAAPVSPEDGPEDGEGEFAALTGSPEET; the protein is encoded by the coding sequence ATGGGCAGCGGCGGCTCCTCGGGGCGCGGGGTCCCGGTGGCGGCCGCCGAGGGCCCCGACGGCGTCGAGCAGCGGCTGGAGGTGCGGCGCCGGCAGATCCCGGCCGAGCTGTGGGCTCAGCAGGGGCTGCGGAAGCTCTACCTGAGCGACGCGGGGCTGCGGGAGGTGCCGGACGAGCTGGCGGAGCTGCAGCACCTGCGGACCCTCGCCCTGGACGGCAACGAGCTGATGGAGGTGCCCGAGGCCGTGTGCGACCTGCCCCACCTGGCCTACCTGTACCTGGGCCGCAacgggctgcaggagctgccgcCCGCCTTCgcccagctccagagcctgcGCTGCCTCTGGGTCGAGGGGAACTTCTTGGCGCACTTCCCCCGcgccctcctgcagctgccggAGCTGCGCAGCCTCCAGCTGGGGGACAACCGGCTGTGCCGGCTGCCCGCGGCGCTGCCCCGCATGGCCGGCCTGCGGGGGCTCTGGCTCTACGGGAACCGCTTCCAGGAGTTCCCGCCCGTGCTGCTGCGCATGGATCACATCCGCGTCCTCGACCTGGACCGCAACCGCATCGCCAGCTTCCCGGACCTCAGCGGCCTCGCCTCCCTGCGCCTCCTGTCCTACGACCACAACCCCGTCCGGCAGCCGCCCTGCGTGGGGGATGAAGTGCAGCTGGTGGGGGACGGGGCGCAGGAATACATGGAAGCGCGGCAGGAGCggctgcagagcctgcagcagcagcaggaggaggaggagggcaccGAGGCCGCCCCGGTATCCCCCGAGGATGGCCCtgaggatggggagggggaATTCGCAGCCCTGACGGGATCTCCTGAGGAAACGTGA
- the TMEM138 gene encoding transmembrane protein 138 — MLQPSNYSLVLFLQFLLLSYDLFVNSFSELLRTAPAVQLVLFIIQDIAIVFNVIIVFLMFFNTYVFQAGLVNLLFHKFKGTILLSAAYLALSISFHVWIMNLRWRDSSRFIWTEGLQTLFVFQRLAAVLYCYFYKRTAVHLGDPLFYQDSLWLRKEFAHFRG, encoded by the exons ATGCTCCAGCCCAGCAACTACAGCCTGGTGCTGTTCCTGcagttcctgctgctttcctacGACCTCTTTGTGAATTCCTTCTCGGAGCTGCTGCGCACGGCTCCAGCCGTGCAGCTCGTCCTCTTCAT CATCCAGGACATCGCCATCGTCTTCAACGTCATCATTGTCTTCCTCATGTTCTTCAACACCTACGTGTTCCAGGCGGGGTTGGTCAACCTCCTGTTCCATAAATTCaagggaaccatcctgctctctgcagcctaCCTGGCACTCAGCATCTCCTTCCACGTCTGGATTATG AACCTGCGCTGGCGTGACTCCAGCCGCTTCATCTGGACTGAAGGCCTTCAGACCCTGTTCGTTTTCCAGAGGCTGG CGGCCGTACTTTACTGCTACTTCTACAAGAGGACAGCTGTGCACCTGGGAGACCCCCTGTTCTACCAGGATTCACTCTGGCTTCGCAAGGAATTTGCCCACTTCCGTGGCTGA
- the LOC131084208 gene encoding lysosomal membrane ascorbate-dependent ferrireductase CYB561A3 isoform X1 — MAAPSDEEGAVGPRCHHRSPAMLDVPFLPFSAFLGALGLLCVAMVGTWCQHWRGGFSLDGSSRTFNWHPVLMVTGLVVLYGAAALVYRIPHTWSGPKLPWKVLHGILALGAFVLTVLGLAAVFCFHNSQGTPNMYSLHSWMGLATVLLFSCQWAAGFGAFLLPWAPTWLRALYKPIHVFFGSTILMLSVASCMSGINEKLFFSLKNGTMAYKLLPAEAVFANTLGLLILIFGVLVVAALARPSWKRPDSDSPDSRQPLLSAER; from the exons atggcggcgcccAGTGACGAGGAGGGGGCGGTGGGGCCCAG GTGCCACCACCGCTCCCCGGCCATGCTGGACGTGCCCTTCCTGCCCTTCAGTGCCTTCCTGGGAGCGCTGGGACTGCTCTGCGTGGCCATGGTGGGCACCTGGTGCCAGCACTGGCGCGGGGGCTTCTCCCTGGACGGCAGCTCCCGCACGTTCAACTGGCACCCGGTGCTGATGGTGACGGGCTTGGTGGTGCTCTACGGCGCAG ctGCCCTGGTTTACCGCATTCCCCACACGTGGAGCGGCCCCAAGCTTCCCTGGAAGGTGCTGCACGGCATCTTGGCTTTGGGAGCGTTCGTCCTGACCGTGCTGGGGCTGGCGGCCGTGTTCTGCTTCCATAACTCCCAAGGGACGCCCAACATGTACTCGCTGCacagctggatggggctggcaACTGTCCTGCTCTTCTCCTGCCAG TGGGCGGCGGGTTTTGGAGcgttcctgctgccctgggctcccacCTGGCTCCGGGCACTCTACAAGCCCATCCATGTTTTCTTTGGCTCCACCATCCTCATGCTGTCCGTGGCTTCCTGCATGTCAGGAATCAACGAGAAGCTTTTCTTCAGCCT GAAGAACGGGACCATGGCATACAagctcctgccagctgaggCTGTGTTTGCCAACACCCTggggctcctcatcctcatTTTTGGAGTGCTGGTGgtggctgccctggccaggcCCAGCTGGAAGCGCCCGGATTCCGATTCCCCGGACTCCCGCCAG cccctgctctctgccGAGCGCTGA
- the LOC131084208 gene encoding lysosomal membrane ascorbate-dependent ferrireductase CYB561A3 isoform X2: MAPSTPDLGDPCHHRSPAMLDVPFLPFSAFLGALGLLCVAMVGTWCQHWRGGFSLDGSSRTFNWHPVLMVTGLVVLYGAAALVYRIPHTWSGPKLPWKVLHGILALGAFVLTVLGLAAVFCFHNSQGTPNMYSLHSWMGLATVLLFSCQWAAGFGAFLLPWAPTWLRALYKPIHVFFGSTILMLSVASCMSGINEKLFFSLKNGTMAYKLLPAEAVFANTLGLLILIFGVLVVAALARPSWKRPDSDSPDSRQPLLSAER; encoded by the exons ATGGCACCGAGTACCCCAGATTTGGGAGATCC GTGCCACCACCGCTCCCCGGCCATGCTGGACGTGCCCTTCCTGCCCTTCAGTGCCTTCCTGGGAGCGCTGGGACTGCTCTGCGTGGCCATGGTGGGCACCTGGTGCCAGCACTGGCGCGGGGGCTTCTCCCTGGACGGCAGCTCCCGCACGTTCAACTGGCACCCGGTGCTGATGGTGACGGGCTTGGTGGTGCTCTACGGCGCAG ctGCCCTGGTTTACCGCATTCCCCACACGTGGAGCGGCCCCAAGCTTCCCTGGAAGGTGCTGCACGGCATCTTGGCTTTGGGAGCGTTCGTCCTGACCGTGCTGGGGCTGGCGGCCGTGTTCTGCTTCCATAACTCCCAAGGGACGCCCAACATGTACTCGCTGCacagctggatggggctggcaACTGTCCTGCTCTTCTCCTGCCAG TGGGCGGCGGGTTTTGGAGcgttcctgctgccctgggctcccacCTGGCTCCGGGCACTCTACAAGCCCATCCATGTTTTCTTTGGCTCCACCATCCTCATGCTGTCCGTGGCTTCCTGCATGTCAGGAATCAACGAGAAGCTTTTCTTCAGCCT GAAGAACGGGACCATGGCATACAagctcctgccagctgaggCTGTGTTTGCCAACACCCTggggctcctcatcctcatTTTTGGAGTGCTGGTGgtggctgccctggccaggcCCAGCTGGAAGCGCCCGGATTCCGATTCCCCGGACTCCCGCCAG cccctgctctctgccGAGCGCTGA
- the LOC131084206 gene encoding uncharacterized protein LOC131084206 isoform X2: protein MPSQPQDSPAAGLGTGFPMVKGSPSELMGFYVTSYEAAFGKRPRGSPPKVQEGRVLAIELPSDRSIHPLLGVHTGSGYVVNNYSELRSLLCPHVERQDTDISTTTEDFKVFGRPEYQRMLPEHVDDPQCQYPTGFSFSRLRFGEVRAPNTSGEYGIQRYCATPAQPDVPPRAMELSGGTETAPGSDLTVPEQPLGVGDGRMDSFPATCSTYQPAMGYPAPFAPPELQVGPKGVTAEKKPLGYGSIQNQYLIEHSQMAPVAPGEFGGDPSPQEEQTPPSPIPPGFSRLVGTDPNHVGPEICGGCPDPESQWLQHQQPPHQPVAHR, encoded by the exons ATGCCGTCCCAGCCGCAGGACTCGCCCGCCGCGGGACTGGGGACGGGCTTCCCCATGGTGAAGGGCTCCCCGTCCGAGCTCATGGGCTTCTACGTCACCAGCTACGAGGCGGCCTTTGGCAAGAGGCCCAGGGGGTCACCCCCAAAGGTGCAGGAGGGGCGAGTTTTGGCCATTGAGCTCCCCAGCGACAGGAGCATCCACCCCCTCCTCGGCGTCCACACCGGCTCGGGATACGTCGTCAACAACTACTCAGAGCTCAGATCCCTGCTCTGCCCGCACGTGGAGCG CCAGGACACCGACATTTCCACCACCACCGAGGACTTCAAGGTGTTTGGGCGCCCGGAGTACCAAAGGATGCTGCCTGAGCACGTGGATGATCCGCAGTGTCAGTATCCCACTGGCTTCTCCTTCTCCCGCCTCCGCTTCGGGGAGGTGAGAGCCCCAAATACATCTGGGGAATACGGCATCCAGAGGTACTGCGCcactcctgcccagccag ATGTCCCACCGAGGGCGATGGAGCTGTCGGGCGGCACCGAGACTGCCCCGGGGAGTGACCTCACCgtgccagagcagcct CTTGGTGTCGGTGATGGTCGGATGGATTCCTTTCCTGCCACGTGCAGCACT TACCAGCCTGCCATGGGCTACCCGGCCCCCTTCGCCCCCCCGGAGCTCCAGGTGGGACCCAAGGGAGTCACAGCCGAGAAG AAGCCGCTGGGGTATGGCAGTATCCAGAACCAGTACCTGATCGAGCACTCACAGATGGCCCCTGTAGCACCAGGTGAGTTTGGGGGGGATCCCAGCCCCCAGGAGGAGCAGACACCCCCCTCACCAATCCCTCCTGGATTTTCCAGGCTGGTGGGCACAGACCCCAATCACGTGGGCCCCGAGATCTGTGGAGGGTGTCCAGATCCCGAGTCCCAGTGGCTTCAGCACCAACAACCGCCCCACCAGCCTGTGGCGCATCGATGA
- the TMEM216 gene encoding transmembrane protein 216, translating to MAPRDRHRSSAPLQVLLFLNGWYCATYFLLEAFVFVYKVLLLPYPVSNLVLDVVLLLLYLGIEATRIFFGSKGNLCQRKVPLSLSLALTVPAAALAVYYLLLQTYSLRLEAFLSAILLLFYGLELLLGVLALLSFSSTDPY from the exons ATGGCGCCCAGGG ACCGCCATCGCTCCTCGGCTCCGCTGCAGGTCCTGCTCTTCCTCAACGGCTGGTACTGCGCCACATATTTTCTCCTGGAAGCGTTCGTGTTCGTGTACAAAG tgctgctcctgccctatCCCGTCTCCAACTTGGTGTTGGACgtggtgctgctcctcctctacCTCGGCATTGAGGCCACACGCATCTTCTTCG GCTCCAAGGGGAACCTGTGCCAGCGGAAGGTGCCGCTGTCCCTCAGCCTGGCACTTACAGTGCCGGCAGCCGCGCTGGCCGTGTACTACCTGCTGCTCCAGACATATTCCCTGCGCCTGGAAGCGTTCCTGAGTGCCATCCTGCTCCTCTTCTatggcctggagctgctcctgggtgtCCTGGCgctcctctccttctccag CACGGATCCCTACTGA